The Brassica oleracea var. oleracea cultivar TO1000 chromosome C7, BOL, whole genome shotgun sequence sequence TTGATTTTATCATAGAGTGTTGAACAAGTGTGGTTAATTCACTTGTTTAGCATGCTAAACAAAGCAGGAGAAGGAAACCTAGACCAAAATCAGTTGATCGTTGAGATCTTTGGTCTTGTGTGGGAGGAAGTCGATTGTAGTTTTCGGTTTTGGTGATGTTTAATTGTTGTAACACATTTGACGGTTGGACACTGAACCAAAACCGTAAAATTGTAGTGTACGTCCGGTTTAATTGTTTATTAGTACAATGGTTTAACTAAAAGTTTATCGGTGTTTTAACCAAGATGTGGTCTGGTTTCGCGTCACAGATGAAAAGAATTATCAATTATGTGATTTATGGAGAAAAAGAAAAAAAAATCATCTGGTTTAATTCGTTTGTTCCAAATCATAACCATTTTTAAACCGACGGTTCAACTTGACCGGTTTCTATTACAGTACTACACTACTACTGTTCTGTACTAGCATTAATCAAAAAGGCAACGATTCTGATTCGGATCGGTAATGACTGGCTCAGCTTGCACAACTAACTTCCACGTAGGATTACTCTAACCAATCAAACATCACCATTCAAATCCTCTATCTTTTTTTTTCTTTCAAGAAACGCTCGTAACCATAAACTCTTCGGTCTCCATTGTTTTCTTCTTAAATGCATTTATAATCTTCCGTAGCTGAAGAAACAGTTTGCAGACAACATAAAGTCTTTGTCTTCTTCTCTCTGTCACATTGATTTGTGAAGAAGAAGAGTGGCAGAGAAACCCATGGCTATGGCGGAGATGGCAATGAAGTCTTCAGTAACAACTACAAAACTCACTCTTCCTCCTTCTTCTTCTTCGTCTTGTAAGAAGAGAGCGAGGCAAGTCTCTGTCGCACTTCCGACAACAACTTCAATCTCTCTGTTATCTGTCTTCTCATCTCCTCCTCCTGAAGCCAAAGCTGCTGTTTCCATTTCCAAGGACCAGATCGTCTCCTCTCTCACTGAAGTAAATTCTTGACAAATTTCAATTTTGGATTCCCTCTTTTGAAAACCCTTTTGCTTGACGAACTCTTTGTTGTCTGTAACAGGTGGAGAAGACAATCAACCAAGTTCAAGAAACTGGTTCGAGTGTTTTCGACGCAACGCAGCGTGTTTTCCAAGTGGTAGGAGACGCTCTCAAACCAGCCTTGGACACTGCTTTGCCCATCGCAAAGCAAGCCGGTGAAGAGGCTTTGAAGCTTGCTTCTCCTGCTTTCTCAGAGGCTTCGAAGAAAGCTCAAGAAGCAATGCAAAGCTCTGGTATTGATGCAGAGCCTGTCTTTAATGCTGCAAAGGTCAGTTAGAAACTCAGCAACTCTTAGGTTTTTGAAGGACATGAATATAAGTATGTTGTTTTTGTTGGTGTGTAGACAGTAACAGATGTGGCCCAACAGACAACAAAAGCTCTTGAAGATGCTAAGCCCATTGCTTCATCGACCATGGAGACGATATCCTCAGCTGATCCTAGTGTCGTTGTTGTTGCTGCTGGTGCTGCGTTCATTGCTTACCTTCTCCTCCCTCCTGTTTGGTCTGCTATATCTTTTAACTTCCGTGGTTACAAAGGTAACAAAAGTCTAAATAACTTTATTCATAAACATGAGCTCCTCTAATTGATTCCTAATTAATCTGATCATTTTGTTAATTGGTTATTGGTGTCTAGAGTCTTATTCAAGTTAGCAAAAAAGTTGAAAACTGATTGTGTCTCTAAGTTTACCTCTATAATAATAACATTTATAAGAAAAATTACTCTTCACACCTTTATTTCTTCTTATAAAATAGAAATTGCGAGGAAAAAATAACACATTTCTCTATTCTTAGTGTATATTTAGAGATTGCTATTTTTTAAAAAATACATTCGAGCAAATAATATCTCTATTAAAATTTCTTCGTTTTAGAGGAAAAAATAGAAAAATATATCGGAGATGATCTTACACTGTGTTGTGGTTTATGTTTTAAGGTGACCTCACACCGGCTCAGACACTTGATCTTCTTTGTTCCAAGAACTACTTAATGGTGGATATAAGATCAGAGAAAGAAAAGGAAAAAGCTGGGATTCCTCGTCTTCCTTCGAATGCTAAGAACAGTATGATCGCCATTCCGTAAGTCTTTTGATTAACTTCTTGTTCTTATTTATGTTTTCATTACAAGAAACAACCCCAAAAAACAAGTTTCTTCTTCTGGTTATCAGATTAGAAGAGCTACCGAACAAAGTAAAAGGAATCGTGAGGAACTCAAAACGTGTTGAAGCAGAAATAGCAGCATTAAAGATATCTTACCTCAAGAGAATCAACAAAGGTTCCAACATCATCATCATGGACTCGTGAGTTGTATTTTATATTTTGCTCTTTTTACAAGACTTTTGTGGAATATATTTTTTTTTGGTTCATGTGATCTTTTTATTGGTTTGTAGGTACTCGGACTCAGCTAAAATAGTGGCGAAAACGTTAAAGGTTCTCGGGTTTAAGAACTGCTGGATCGTTACAGATGGATTCTCTGGTGGGAGAGGATGGTTGCAGAGCCGTTTGGGCACTGATTCTTACAACTTCTCGTTCGCACAGGTCTTGTCTCCGTCGAGGATTATCCCGGCAGCTTCTAGGTTCGGTACTAGATCAGGAACCAAGTTCCTTCCTAGCTCGGACTGAAAAAACAAGAGAATGTATCATTAGCTAAAGAAGTGTTGTTTTATATTCCTTTTTTATATCTCAACTTTGAGAGATCTTTTGATAAGATTTTCGAATTATTATTTGTCTTTTAGATTGATGATCAGAAGTGGAACCAACAAATAAACAAAGTTTAAAATCAAGCTGAATATCACCTTTGAGAGAAGAAAAAATGATCAAATAAACAGAGATGATTGGGCCTATAGTGAAAGTAGAAATAATTTGGGGTAAAATTGTAAATTTATGATAACTCAGGACTGACTAATCAGTTATCTGGTAGGGCTGTGTGTGGCTTAGCTTTTTGCCGAATATTTTTTTTTTTTTTTTTTTTTAAGTGGTGAGGTATTTTAGAGCACCATTAACGCGGGCTCTTAGCCCATGTATTTAGTGTTTTTAGGTTTTAAAAAAAAAAGGAAAATTATGTAATTAAATTAGAGACGTCGCTTAATTAAGGCTCAGAAGAAACGGGTCTTATGGCACACGTGTCACACATTCAGCATTCTCTCTCTCACGACCAAATCATCTTCTCTCCTCTCGTGACTCTTCGACGACTCCGACTCCGACTCCATCCGGTGATCTCTCCTCAACGGAATGTCTCGTCTAGAGGCCGAGGAGGGTGAGAGGATGATGATGATGATGCGAAGAATCTCCGAGAGAGCTTCTGGTTTCTCTAAGAACTTGATTCTCAGATCCTCGGCGTCGCGGTTTCACGGCGAGTCCCTCGATTCCTCCATCTCACCCGTTCTCATTCCCGGCGTCCATGTCTTCCATTGCCAGGTTCCCATATCAAAAATGTCTCGTCCTTTTTGCTCTCTTTGATTTCCAAATTCGAAATCTCAAAACAAAATCCCATTGTTTTACAGGACGCAGTTGGAATCGTAGCAAAGCTATCAAGCGTGGAGTCTGCACTGTAAGTTCTAGTTTCTTAATTGGTTTATAGTCCCGATCGAGCAAATGATTTGGTAACTAAGAGAATTGCGTTCACTCTGATTTTGTTTTGCAGCTAGAGTTCTTGATATGCTTGGTGTTGACTATCTTAGGCTACATCCCAAGGATAATCTATGCTATACGTGATCGTGTTTCAGAACTGTGAAGGGGAAACTGAGGACTACAGTGCTCCACTTCGGTTTTCTTATGGCTCTCTACCTTGTCTTATGGTTTGATCTCTTTGTTTTGTGTCTCTTAGTATTCTAGATTCTTTGTGCAGGCCTTTGATGCAGGTGTGAAGCTGATTGGAGCAACAAGCCACTTTGTTACTGAGGAACTTGATGTAGGGCCTATCATTGAACAAATGGTAACTTTGTCTGCCAACTATTGGATTAGTACCTTCTACAAGATGATTGTAAACCATAAGCGAACGTGACTGTGGAGTTACACTAGGGTTAGTGGTAAAATGAAGATTATGGGGATTGTGAAGAAGCACGTTACGGTTAAAATGAACTGCATGATGGATGTGACTGTGAACATCCCGCGACGACAGGCCATTCAAGATGTCGAGTGCAACTGCAAGAACAATATCAATCTTTAAGTTTTTGGTTTCCACATTAGGATTTGTCTCAACGTTCTTAATAGTTTCATTACCAAATTATTTGGTTATTTGATTATAACAGTACCATGTACAAGTGTGTTTTGACTTTCTCGTGCTTCTTTAAGAAAATTGTTTTTCTTTACACTTGCTATGATTTTGAATTGAGTAAATATGAGATTTGTACTATATATATCACAGGATCAATGTTACAAGGTTCGAAAACGTTCAACGTTACAACTTACAACCCTTTGTTCTTCCTTCTCATGTTCTTCCTTTCTTTCTCCTTCTCATGTTCTTTCTTTTCATGTTCAAAATATTCATCTAAATCTAAAACAATTTCTATCTTGTACACAATTTTTATAAACCATTTTCATCTTATGGAATTTTCTTTTCAAAATAATTTTTTTTTTTTAGGAATCTCTCAATAAGAGACTTACATTGGAGGCGCTAAATTTGCGGGTCTCTTGATTATGTCTCTTAACCTCATATTTACAATTTAATAATATTAAACAAATATTAAGAGACCCAAAAAAGAGTTCTAGGATAATCATGCTCTTAGAAGTTTAGAATATTGTGGTAGCCTGGTAGGTCTGTCTGTGGTTTTATTTTTTTTAGTGCTTACAATATTGTGAAAAAACAGATACTTTTATATAACCTGTGCAACAAATTGATTAATCTGCCTGCATATTATATAAAAACTTGTGTAAAGAAAATTGTTGTCCAACCAAAAAGATAAGACAGCCAAATATGTTAATAGACTAATCAAATTGTGCATATCATTCCAAATCTTTAACATCAAAACTCTACTGGTTCACAAATGTCCAAGAAAGTTGATAATGTGTTTAGAGTGAAATTAGTAGATATAATACAAAGATGATGATCAAAAGTGGAAAAAAGTGTGTCAAGAGAATTCAACTACAGCAATGTACGAAGACTGAAACAATACAAAGATACATCAAATCAATGGAATCTTTATCAAATGTCAAAAGTGTTTTTGTTTTACTTTTCCTTTATGGTATCATCAACTTTAAGAAATCTTTTACCATTCTCTCTCGTCAACAACTTAACTTAACTTCATATAGACCGAAACAAACGAAAAGATACAAAACAACATCATCAAAATAAAATCATAATTAAAATGAAAAATAGCAAGAAGATGATCATCAGATGATAATCAGACGTAGAAAGAGCGATTTAAAAAAAAAAAGAAGAAGATTAGGATTAGATCGACACGTGGCAGTGCGCGCTTTTTTTCTTTTAATTACGTGGAGAACTATCCCACTCCAGAAGGCCACTCTCTTCATATTAATTTTCAATTTAAAATCATTCATATGTTTTTGTTTCCTTCTTCTCTCCAAGCTAAGAGGAAAACAAAATGGCGTACAAATCCCTAGATTCAATCACGAGGTCCGATATCGAAGCTCTAGGGATCTCCGACGATGTATCTTATAAGCTTCTCAGAGATCTCGAAGACATCATCCTTAATCACGGCTCCGCCACGCCGCCGGAGAGGTGGATTGAGATATCTCGGCGGATCCTTCACCCTGACCTCCCTTTCGCTTTTCACCAGATGATGTATTACGGCTGCTACAAGGATTTCGGATCCGACCCGCCCGCTTGGTTACCCGACCCGTATGAATCGCTCTTTTTATCAGATTCCTCCGTTTCTGACGTTTCGCTTTGTTATTTAATCGGTGGTGATGGTCTTTGTATGTATGTATGTATGTATATATATAGGAAAGTTGCTTCTTTAACCAACGTTGGCGGTTTGCTAGAGAGGCGCGGGAGAGAGTTCTTAGGTGATGATAGCTACAAGGATCCGATTTCGAGTTTCTCGAGTTTTCAAGAGTTCTCAGTATCTAATCCTGAGGTAACAATAGTATCATGAATCAGCTGTTTGTTTTTTATTTGTAGCCAAAGATTTTTTTTTTTTTTTTTTTTTAATTTTAAGGCTCCGAATGCTAATATGCCGGGCAACTGTTTGTTGTGCAATAGTAACAAAAATACGTATGTATATCTAAAGATTTTTGTTAGTGTTGATAGCCGTCAACGTCACCGTTCGAAAGCATAGTTCTGTTTTTGGCAACAGTGAAAACCAACAATAAGTTAAGCTCGACATGTCACTAGTCGCAGTGTTCTTTTTATTTTTTGTAATTGTGGTTTTTCACACTGTTGCAGGTTTATTGGAGAACTATTCTGGATGAGTTGAACATATTGTTTTCTGTACCTCCTAAGTGTGTTTTAGAGAAGGACACATCTGGAGATAACCCTGGAGGCAGTTGGCTTCCTGGAGCGTATCTGAACCCTGCGAGGAGCTGTTTGAGTAGTGGCTCAAAGAGGAGATCGGACGACGTTGCGATCCGATGGCGTAACGAAGGAAGCGACGATCTTCCGGTCAACACCATGACGCTTCTTGAGTTACGTTCACAGGTTTGGTATGAAATTTCTCATCCTTTTGTCGAAAATGAGAAGTTTTTATTTGGTGAAAGTGATGATGACAATGTACAGTATACTGTTTTAATCTGATGTGTGTAGGTTAACTGCACATGCTCTTAATGCCTTGGATTTGGAGGAAGAGTCAGCAATCGCGATTGATATGCCGATGAACGTTGAGTCCGTGATCATTTTCCTTGCCATTGTCTTATCAGGCCACGTAGTTGTTTCTATAGCTGATAGTTTCTCTCCCCGTGAAATATCAACGCGGCTTAAAATTTCAAAAGCAAAAGCCATATTTACTCAGGTACACTTCTCATGATTCTTTGATAAACTGTACAATTCAAGATGTGATTTTTTTTTTTATATATGTTTAGTGGTGAACTGTTTGGCTTTTGGGTATTATTTAGTTAAAGTTGTGGGTGGCCACAATTTAACGGTTGTAAGGTGTCAGTGCTTGTTTGGAAAATCCACTCTGGTTGAATTTAGTATAAAGTAGTTTGGCATATAATGGTTACTGTATAAAAGCCATCACCATCATAGAACAAGGTTTCTAGTCATGTTAATTATTGGAATATTGTAGGTGTTAAAATTAGAGTTATTGGAACAGCGGATGTGAAAATTTTTTCTTCAGTTTCTTTATTTTTCGTTTCGTTTATCTTTTTTCCAGGATGAGATCATTCGTGGTGATAAACGTATTCCCCTTTATAGGTGAAGTTTTTTGCAATCCAGCAGGCCTGAATTTTTTTCTCAAGAAGGCAGGTGTAAAATGGTTCTCACGTTATCTATTTGACTCTGCAGAAGAGTCGTTGATGCAGAAGCACCCTTGGCAATTGTTATTCCAGCGAGAGGCTCATTCGTCAGAATGAACCTGCGTGAGAATGATTTGTCTTGGAACGATTTTTTGGGAAAGGCAGGAAATATGAGGTACACTCAGTGTATACAATACTCTACGGCTTCCAGTTATAAACTGAAAACA is a genomic window containing:
- the LOC106303723 gene encoding formyltetrahydrofolate deformylase 1, mitochondrial-like — its product is MSRLEAEEGERMMMMMRRISERASGFSKNLILRSSASRFHGESLDSSISPVLIPGVHVFHCQDAVGIVAKLSSVESAL
- the LOC106306967 gene encoding calcium sensing receptor, chloroplastic; protein product: MAMAEMAMKSSVTTTKLTLPPSSSSSCKKRARQVSVALPTTTSISLLSVFSSPPPEAKAAVSISKDQIVSSLTEVEKTINQVQETGSSVFDATQRVFQVVGDALKPALDTALPIAKQAGEEALKLASPAFSEASKKAQEAMQSSGIDAEPVFNAAKTVTDVAQQTTKALEDAKPIASSTMETISSADPSVVVVAAGAAFIAYLLLPPVWSAISFNFRGYKGDLTPAQTLDLLCSKNYLMVDIRSEKEKEKAGIPRLPSNAKNSMIAIPLEELPNKVKGIVRNSKRVEAEIAALKISYLKRINKGSNIIIMDSYSDSAKIVAKTLKVLGFKNCWIVTDGFSGGRGWLQSRLGTDSYNFSFAQVLSPSRIIPAASRFGTRSGTKFLPSSD